A single window of Drosophila suzukii chromosome 3, CBGP_Dsuzu_IsoJpt1.0, whole genome shotgun sequence DNA harbors:
- the LOC108007275 gene encoding uncharacterized protein has translation MCDPCRCLRRCISCHGGCCPISSCCARPCPINTRNCRVVFPGEYQKFSDMVPPSFLQKQPKSPKRKKRSKSCTPCVERCKEPCADICKETSEDCEKEKDGNEQQNPEEFGQDNDAGYGYGAPGVGFHGVPGAGFGFQPGQPTIIPCYGTYGPAGNAMIFGIPPPNQYGNFGVPGPMVLPVAQSSAVGQGDARRSRGPPAAGLPTQYSSKFNPCTGEVYQCGNQQISAGRPTEMVQGPSYNQFCEGIGMNLGPNSGYNPFNGPHSIDPRQVMSNNIFAGVPAAYGQQSQAMNFGPNNQSYNYNVEQRSLDSRPVPQSQPSTGQVRQGGARSKSVGQPSEFRGTQAFNQQHPGTHSGPNNLNNHHSQGKTTFDLRSTGQAKSSVVHNDNRSKSQRQRNESRGRTIDKPSELRGAKAPNNGGGRTLDPKSDPRCMPTGGQLRQGDTRTHDSRRRNKSMGAPFNRQPESNIVYTQNSVGMGIDPSNQYYPYNDCAPLNATFVHQLSLSNEQPRLDNERPTSAKTRNVSKERPEKSKNSTKCQSSKKGSERPSTKQPIKCYCTRFDPHNQYYPYYISEESECPPPENARAAKEKAQKKDCSELLSRITESCPPCDLQKWCHLLMPKAKSKDQVKPAAKKKNNSNGASKSKFKAKMSKQDSKEMIGGVSYPQTPNNAEEPASSAGDEAEGPEEANCPGGCKSPCPTAPPKPEMKNCGCSANLPVENESQPSPCGPCPVTSGCTARCNPCPWSWHYNPCNGCYYYCANRCNGCCNCCNYCCSPCGCCGGNAPPQLEKIPPKPKPKERPDNMTSSRRNSAGTTVNFDSIFNDPGFCGLPPPPGVPMQSVSTLPGYRPTAPPHFSSPYSGRWEAGGVDINRSNQRDNRSPSNITCMRHG, from the exons ATGTGCGATCCATGTCGATGTTTAAGGAGGTGCATCAGCTGCCATGGCGG ATGCTGTCCCATATCTAGTTGCTGTGCGCGACCTTGTCCTATTAATACGCGGAATTGTCGCGTGGTGTTTCCCGGGGAGTATCAGAAGTTCTCGGACATGGTGCCACCCAGTTTTCTTCAGAAACAGCCAAAGTCACCGAAAAGAAAGAAACGTTCAAAGAGTTGCACACCATGTGTAGAGCGATGTAAAGAGCCGTGTGCGGATATCTGTAAGGAAACAAGTGAAGATTGTGAAAAAGAAAAGGATGGAAATGAACAGCAAAATCCTGAAGAATTCGGGCAAGATAATGATGCAGGATATGGATATGGAGCTCCCGGTGTAGGATTTCATGGAGTTCCAGGAGCTGGCTTTGGTTTTCAGCCGGGGCAACCTACTATTATACCATGCTATGGAACCTACGGGCCGGCAGGAAATGCCATGATATTTGGGATACCGCCACCCAACCAATATGGAAACTTTGGAGTTCCTGGTCCCATGGTTTTACCAGTGGCTCAGTCATCTGCAGTGGGTCAGGGAGATGCTCGTCGTTCACGAGGTCCTCCGGCGGCAGGTCTACCCACGCAATATTCATCAAAGTTTAATCCCTGTACGGGAGAAGTTTACCAATGTGGAAATCAACAAATATCAGCTGGAAGACCAACAGAAATGGTACAAGGTCCCTCATATAACCAGTTCTGTGAGGGTATCGGCATGAATTTAGGACCAAACAGTGGGTATAATCCATTTAATGGGCCGCATTCAATAGATCCAAGGCAAGTCATGTCAAACAATATTTTCGCGGGAGTTCCGGCAGCTTATGGCCAGCAAAGTCAAGCCATGAATTTTGGACCCAACAATCAGAGCTATAATTATAATGTCGAACAGAGAAGTCTAGATTCCCGACCAGTTCCCCAATCTCAGCCATCAACGGGACAGGTGCGTCAAGGTGGTGCCAGATCAAAGTCCGTAGGTCAACCATCCGAATTTAGAGGAACCCAAGCATTTAATCAGCAGCATCCAGGAACTCACTCTGGACCTAACAACCTAAATAATCATCATAGTCAGGGGAAGACGACATTTGATTTAAGATCAACTGGGCAAGCTAAGTCATCTGTGGTTCATAATGATAACAGGTCAAAGTCCCAAAGACAACGAAACGAGTCTAGGGGTCGTACTATCGATAAACCATCCGAATTAAGGGGAGCTAAAGCTCCTAATAATGGCGGAGGAAGAACTTTAGATCCTAAATCCGATCCAAGATGTATGCCAACTGGTGGGCAATTGCGGCAAGGTGATACTCGAACGCACGACTCAAGAAGAAGAAATAAATCGATGGGAGCCCCTTTCAATAGACAACCCGAATCGAATATTGTTTATACCCAAAATAGTGTGGGCATGGGTATCGACCCATCAAATCAGTATTATCCATACAACGATTGTGCTCCATTAAATGCTACGTTTGTGCACCAGTTAAGCTTATCCAACGAACAGCCACGCCTTGATAATGAAAGACCAACTTCCGCGAAAACCAGAAATGTATCGAAAGAAAGACCAGAGAAAAGTAAAAATTCTACAAAATGTCAGTCAAGTAAGAAGGGATCGGAAAGACCGTCTACTAAGCAACCCATTAAATGTTACTGCACGCGGTTCGATCCACACAATCAATATTATCCGTACTACATTTCCGAAGAATCAGAATGCCCACCTCCTGAGAACGCGAGGGCAGCAAAAGAGAAAGCCCAGAAGAAGGACTGCTCGGAGCTTCTCAGCCG CATCACCGAGTCCTGTCCTCCGTGTGATCTTCAAAAGTGGTGTCACCTCCTGATGCCAAAGGCCAAGAGCAAGGATCAGGTGAAACCGGCTGCCAAAAAGAAGAACAATTCGAATGGGGCGTCGAAGTCGAAGTTCAAGGCCAAGATGAGTAAGCAGGACTCGAAAGAGATGATCGGCGGTGTGTCGTATCCTCAAACACCAAACAACGCCGAGGAACCCGCAAGTTCAGCAGGAGATGAAGCCGAAGGACCTGAAGAGGCTAACTGCCCGGGCGGTTGCAAAAGTCCTTGTCCAACCGCTCCGCCGAAACCAGAAATGAAGAACTGCGGCTGCTCTGCCAACCTGCCTGT AGAAAACGAATCCCAGCCATCTCCTTGTGGACCTTGTCCCGTAACCTCCGGCTGCACCGCCCGTTGTAACCCGTGTCCTTGGTCCTGGCACTACAATCCCTGCAACGGCTGCTATTACTACTGCGCGAACCGCTGCAATGGCTGTTGTAATTGCTGCAATTACTGCTGCAGTCCGTGTGGTTGCTGTGGCGGCAACGCCCCTCCTCAGCTGGAAAAGATCCCTCCAAAACCGAAGCCAAAGGAAAGGCCGGAcaacatgaccagcagcaGAAGAAACTCCGCTGGGACTACTGTGAATTTCGACAGTATATTTAACGATCCGGGCTTCTGTGGCCTACCCCCTCCACCTGGTGTCCCAATGCAGTCGGTTTCAACTCTGCCAGGATATCGTCCAACTGCTCCGCCCCATTTCAGCTCCCCCTACAGCGGACGGTGGGAGGCGGGCGGAGTGGACATAAATCGGTCCAATCAGCGGGATAACCGAAGTCCTTCAAACATCACCTGCATGCGCCACGGATAA
- the Atg1 gene encoding serine/threonine-protein kinase unc-51 isoform X2: MNIVGEYEYSSKDMLGHGAFAVVYKGRHRKKHMPVAIKCITKKGQLKTQNLLGKEIKILKELTELHHENVVALLDCKESQDCVSLVMEYCNGGDLADYLSVKGTLSEDTVRLFLVQLAGAMKALYTKGIVHRDLKPQNILLSHNYGKTLPAPSKITLKIADFGFARFLNEGAMAATLCGSPMYMAPEVIMSLQYDSKADLWSLGTIVYQCLTGKAPFYAQTPNELKFYYEQNANLAPKIPSGVSPDLRDLLLCLLRRNAKDRISYESFFVHPFLLGKKAAASPVDMPPLGGTPPAKAKSPLQQQLEQELQLVKLAEQQQKEREEQEAQEEENTVSVVANPAICATITNVGVLCDSENNTGSCSSHEDSDDFVLVPKNLPEDQRQGLAQAQAQVQPASGGQRPQPQQNQSSPPRPSSLPISEPKPVPAPARRQVANNPASSPARQGSGPLTVATLGGQQIPRSQPISVKQPRPDQRKSSVSSDINSISPPAVQFAIGTPPTRMRSASGGSLSETPPPHAPSTWQVSPGHSQSPLRRSGNSSPVLPSAALTKLPTLGSPTMLVAPGSLGSIGSAGSGSENNNQHHMLGPRAFTLPELGATGGLHSLLDTGAGGGGEPHAFQAPELSEETLMDREHNETLSKLNFVLALTDCIQEVADSRCAPLSTLMVAGSQSAAAAAAADAQQIPPHAPEHCKRAERLVLLVRGLQLLSSGMNLASQQLRNGQLKPSSNVKNALLTMNAKYRSMLFESKRLNGSGLLQKANAFNITADKILYDYALDMCQAAALDELLKNTKNCFERYNTAHILLHSLVQKCNHPQDKMLLNKYRDAVEKRLSILQQHGYIYVTDENA; this comes from the exons AAACACATGCCGGTGGCCATCAAGTGCATCACGAAGAAGGGACAACTGAAGACCCAGAATCTGCTCGGCAAGGAGATCAAGATCCTGAAGGAGCTCACCGAGCTGCACCATGAGAATGTGGTGGCTCTGCTGGACTGCAAGGAGTCCCAGGATTGCGTCAGCCTGGTCATGGAG TACTGCAATGGAGGCGACTTGGCGGATTATCTGAGTGTTAAGGGGACTCTGAGCGAGGATACCGTAAGACTCTTCCTCGTGCAACTAG CTGGTGCTATGAAGGCACTTTATACCAAAGGAATTGTGCATCGTGATCTCAAGCCACAAAACATTTTGCTATCGCACAATTATGGCAAGACATTGCCAGCTCCATCGAAAATAACCCTGAAAATAG CCGATTTTGGGTTTGCGCGTTTTCTAAACGAGGGCGCCATGGCAGCCACTTTGTGTGGCTCACCCATGTATATG GCTCCTGAGGTGATCATGTCGTTGCAGTACGACTCGAAGGCGGATCTCTGGTCGCTGGGAACGATTGTCTACCAGTGTTTGACTGGCAAGGCGCCATTCTATGCACAAACGCCCAACGAACTGAAGTTCTACTACGAGCAGAATGCTAACCTGGCACCAAA AATTCCAAGTGGCGTGTCGCCAGACTTGAGGGATCTGCTGCTGTGCCTGTTGCGCCGCAACGCCAAGGACCGCATCTCGTACGAGAGCTTCTTTGTGCACCCCTTCCTTCTGGGCAAGAAGGCGGCCGCGTCGCCAG TTGACATGCCACCGCTGGGCGGAACCCCGCCTGCCAAGGCCAAGAGCCccctgcagcagcagctggaGCAGGAACTGCAGCTGGTCAAGCTGGCcgagcagcagcagaaggAGCGCGAGGAGCAGGAGGCCCAGGAGGAGGAGAACACGG TGTCTGTAGTGGCAAACCCGGCCATTTGTGCCACCATCACCAACGTGGGTGTGTTGTGCGACAGCGAGAACAACACCGGATCGTGCAGCTCCCACGAGGACTCCGATGACTTTGTGCTGGTGCCCAAGAACCTTCCGGAGGATCAGCGCCAGGGTCTGGCCCAGGCCCAGGCCCAAGTTCAGCCCGCTTCCGGTGGCCAGCGTCCACAGCcgcaacaaaatcaatccagtCCGCCACGCCCCAGCAGTCTGCCCATCTCTGAGCCCAAGCCAGTGCCGGCTCCGGCCCGTCGCCAGGTGGCCAACAACCCGGCCAGCTCCCCGGCCAGGCAGGGCTCCGGACCATTGACGGTGGCTACTCTGGGCGGTCAGCAAATACCCCGATCCCAGCCCATTAGCGTGAAGCAACCGCGACCGGATCAGCGCAAGAGCAGTGTGAGCAGTGACATTAACTCGATCTCGCCGCCGGCAGTGCAGTTTGCCATTGGAACGCCGCCCACGCGGATGCGCTCCGCCTCGGGAGGATCGCTGTCGGAGACACCGCCGCCGCATGCTCCGAGCACCTGGCAGGTGTCGCCGGGGCATTCGCAGTCGCCTTTGCGCCGGAGTGGCAACAGCTCCCCAGTTCTGCCGTCCGCAGCGCTCACCAAGCTGCCCACATTGGGCAGTCCTACGATGCTTGTGGCTCCGGGATCACTGGGTTCGATTGGCTCGGCGGGCAGTGGATCGGAGAACAATAACCAGCACCATATGCTGGGACCGCGAGCTTTCACGCTGCCCGAACTGGGGGCCACTGGCGGGCTGCATAGTCTGCTGGACACAGGAGCCGGCGGTGGTGGCGAACCACATGCATTCCAGGCCCCCGAGCTGTCGGAGGAAACGCTGATGGATCGCGAGCACAACGAGACCCTGTCCAAGCTGAACTTCGTGCTGGCTCTCACCGATTGCATTCAGGAGGTGGCCGACTCGCGGTGTGCACCGCTCTCCACGCTCATGGTGGCCGGCAGTCAGTCGgcggcagcagcggcggcggcggatGCTCAGCAGATACCGCCTCACGCCCCAGAACATTGCAAACGGGCGGAGCGTCTGGTGCTGCTCGTCCGAGGACTGCAGCTCCTCTCGTCCGGCATGAATCTGGCCTCCCAGCAGCTGCGCAACGGCCAGCTGAAGCCGTCGTCCAATGTGAAGAATG CTTTGCTCACCATGAACGCCAAGTACAGAAGCATGCTGTTCGAGTCGAAGCGCCTTAATGGCAGCGGTCTGTTGCAGAAGGCGAATGCATTTAACATAACGGCGGACAAGATTCTCTACGATTACGCTCTTGATATG TGCCAGGCGGCTGCTTTGGATGAGCTTCTGAAGAACACCAAGAATTGCTTCGAGCGTTACAACACCGCACACATTCTGCTGCATTCGTTGGTGCAAAAGTGCAATCATCCGCAGGACAAAATGCTGCTGAACAAAT ATCGCGATGCCGTTGAGAAGCGTTTGAGCATATTGCAGCAGCATGGCTACATCTACGTGACCGATGAGAATGCTTAA
- the LOC108007282 gene encoding leucine-rich repeat and transmembrane domain-containing protein 2, producing the protein MHVYYKFGLLLIFLLSVSISHTNAAPAGSEESNRSLSAPEDFDYNDDDDYSDVTTGEEAPETAENRLMPLSSSTSTTTTFRPIFNIPRRSNHVLEPSCPRNCLCLEDFKYVQCANAHLTHVPLDMPKTAAIIDLSHNVIAELRPEDFANLSRAVDINLNHNLISHIDKEVFQGSERLQRLRLANNRLTKIDPDTFSAAKELTLLDLSNNSIVQRLDGSFLNQPDLVEFNCVNCSWTELPEQTFQNMSSLQVLRLNKNDFKQQINTKAFSPLTKIIKLKLPELEQQNIEELCGLLSSIDTISFLNFDISCYEFVLGTPFNGSLIYPTEPPTKGIPGLPGLPIVATSTPKPATSTPAPPRSANRNRGKMDNSTELVKAGILTAATNTSGVSVESPAESKTNQVEISPEAINTLLICIMALAVIGIVIGLICRKDIGGIKTKCCRTSKPEPKDQVHPTEEIPLNKLA; encoded by the exons atgCACGTGTATTACAAGTTTGGATTACTCCTGATATTTTTGCTGAGCGTAAG CATTAGCCACACAAATGCTGCTCCAGCGGGCAGTGAGGAGTCAAATCGGTCACTCAGTGCCCCCGAGGATTTTGATTATAATGACGACGATGATTACAGTGATGTAACGACAGGCGAGGAAGCGCCGGAGACAGCAGAAAATAGACTGATGCCACTTTCATCCTCCACATCGACCACCACCACATTTCGACCAATATTTA ACATACCAAGACGCAGCAACCATGTCCTGGAGCCCAGTTGCCCGCGCAACTGCCTCTGCTTGGAGGACTTCAAGTACGTCCAGTGTGCGAATGCACATTTGACCCATGTGCCCCTGGACATGCCCAAGACGGCGGCCATCATCGATCTGAGCCACAATGTGATTGCCGAACTGAGGCCAGAGGATTTCGCCAATCTGTCCAGAGCGGTGGACATCAACCTGAACCACAATCTGATCAGCCACATAGACAAGGAG GTCTTTCAAGGATCGGAGCGCTTGCAACGCCTTCGGCTGGCCAACAACCGCCTCACCAAAATCGATCCCGACACATTTTCGGCGGCTAAGGAACTGACCCTTCTGGACCTAAGCAACAATTCCATAGTCCAGCGACTGGATGGCTCCTTTCTGAATCAGCCCGACCTGGTGGAGTTTAACTGCGTCAACTGCAGTTGGACGGAGCTGCCGGAGCAGACGTTCCAGAACATGAGCAGCCTGCAGGTGCTCCGCTTGAACAAGAACGACTTCAAACAG CAAATCAATACGAAAGCTTTCTCGCCgctaacaaaaataattaaactgAAGCTGCCGGAGCTGGAGCAGCAGAACATCGAGGAGCTGTGCGGCCTGCTGTCCTCCATAGACACGATCAGCTTCCTCAACTTCGACATCAGCTGCTACGAGTTCGTACTGGGCACCCCCTTCAACGGCAGTCTCATTTATCCCACGGAACCGCCGACCAAGGGGATTCCGGGGCTTCCGGGTCTTCCCATCGTAGCCACCAGCACTCCAAAGCCAGCTACTTCCACGCCCGCACCGCCCAGAAGTG CCAATCGCAATCGGGGAAAGATGGATAACAGCACGGAGTTGGTCAAAGCCGGGATCCTCACTGCCGCCACCAACACAAGCGGAGTGTCTGTGGAATCGCCTGCCGAGAGCAAGACCAACCAGGTGGAGATCTCCCCGGAGGCCATCAACACCCTGCTCATCT GCATCATGGCTTTGGCTGTGATTGGCATCGTCATCGGCCTCATTTGCCGCAAGGACATTGGCGGCATCAAAACCAAATGCTGCCGCACTAGCAAACCAGAACCAAAGGATCAGGTCCATCCCACTGAGGAGATACCATTGAATAAGCTAGCCTAA
- the Atg1 gene encoding serine/threonine-protein kinase unc-51 isoform X1, with amino-acid sequence MNIVGEYEYSSKDMLGHGAFAVVYKGRHRKKHMPVAIKCITKKGQLKTQNLLGKEIKILKELTELHHENVVALLDCKESQDCVSLVMEYCNGGDLADYLSVKGTLSEDTVRLFLVQLAGAMKALYTKGIVHRDLKPQNILLSHNYGKTLPAPSKITLKIADFGFARFLNEGAMAATLCGSPMYMAPEVIMSLQYDSKADLWSLGTIVYQCLTGKAPFYAQTPNELKFYYEQNANLAPKIPSGVSPDLRDLLLCLLRRNAKDRISYESFFVHPFLLGKKAAASPGEPSLAANLRRRVSKSGVLAVDMPPLGGTPPAKAKSPLQQQLEQELQLVKLAEQQQKEREEQEAQEEENTVSVVANPAICATITNVGVLCDSENNTGSCSSHEDSDDFVLVPKNLPEDQRQGLAQAQAQVQPASGGQRPQPQQNQSSPPRPSSLPISEPKPVPAPARRQVANNPASSPARQGSGPLTVATLGGQQIPRSQPISVKQPRPDQRKSSVSSDINSISPPAVQFAIGTPPTRMRSASGGSLSETPPPHAPSTWQVSPGHSQSPLRRSGNSSPVLPSAALTKLPTLGSPTMLVAPGSLGSIGSAGSGSENNNQHHMLGPRAFTLPELGATGGLHSLLDTGAGGGGEPHAFQAPELSEETLMDREHNETLSKLNFVLALTDCIQEVADSRCAPLSTLMVAGSQSAAAAAAADAQQIPPHAPEHCKRAERLVLLVRGLQLLSSGMNLASQQLRNGQLKPSSNVKNALLTMNAKYRSMLFESKRLNGSGLLQKANAFNITADKILYDYALDMCQAAALDELLKNTKNCFERYNTAHILLHSLVQKCNHPQDKMLLNKYRDAVEKRLSILQQHGYIYVTDENA; translated from the exons AAACACATGCCGGTGGCCATCAAGTGCATCACGAAGAAGGGACAACTGAAGACCCAGAATCTGCTCGGCAAGGAGATCAAGATCCTGAAGGAGCTCACCGAGCTGCACCATGAGAATGTGGTGGCTCTGCTGGACTGCAAGGAGTCCCAGGATTGCGTCAGCCTGGTCATGGAG TACTGCAATGGAGGCGACTTGGCGGATTATCTGAGTGTTAAGGGGACTCTGAGCGAGGATACCGTAAGACTCTTCCTCGTGCAACTAG CTGGTGCTATGAAGGCACTTTATACCAAAGGAATTGTGCATCGTGATCTCAAGCCACAAAACATTTTGCTATCGCACAATTATGGCAAGACATTGCCAGCTCCATCGAAAATAACCCTGAAAATAG CCGATTTTGGGTTTGCGCGTTTTCTAAACGAGGGCGCCATGGCAGCCACTTTGTGTGGCTCACCCATGTATATG GCTCCTGAGGTGATCATGTCGTTGCAGTACGACTCGAAGGCGGATCTCTGGTCGCTGGGAACGATTGTCTACCAGTGTTTGACTGGCAAGGCGCCATTCTATGCACAAACGCCCAACGAACTGAAGTTCTACTACGAGCAGAATGCTAACCTGGCACCAAA AATTCCAAGTGGCGTGTCGCCAGACTTGAGGGATCTGCTGCTGTGCCTGTTGCGCCGCAACGCCAAGGACCGCATCTCGTACGAGAGCTTCTTTGTGCACCCCTTCCTTCTGGGCAAGAAGGCGGCCGCGTCGCCAGGTGAGCCAAGCCTAGCAGCCAACCTGCGGCGGCGAGTCTCTAAGAGTGGTGTTCTTGCAGTTGACATGCCACCGCTGGGCGGAACCCCGCCTGCCAAGGCCAAGAGCCccctgcagcagcagctggaGCAGGAACTGCAGCTGGTCAAGCTGGCcgagcagcagcagaaggAGCGCGAGGAGCAGGAGGCCCAGGAGGAGGAGAACACGG TGTCTGTAGTGGCAAACCCGGCCATTTGTGCCACCATCACCAACGTGGGTGTGTTGTGCGACAGCGAGAACAACACCGGATCGTGCAGCTCCCACGAGGACTCCGATGACTTTGTGCTGGTGCCCAAGAACCTTCCGGAGGATCAGCGCCAGGGTCTGGCCCAGGCCCAGGCCCAAGTTCAGCCCGCTTCCGGTGGCCAGCGTCCACAGCcgcaacaaaatcaatccagtCCGCCACGCCCCAGCAGTCTGCCCATCTCTGAGCCCAAGCCAGTGCCGGCTCCGGCCCGTCGCCAGGTGGCCAACAACCCGGCCAGCTCCCCGGCCAGGCAGGGCTCCGGACCATTGACGGTGGCTACTCTGGGCGGTCAGCAAATACCCCGATCCCAGCCCATTAGCGTGAAGCAACCGCGACCGGATCAGCGCAAGAGCAGTGTGAGCAGTGACATTAACTCGATCTCGCCGCCGGCAGTGCAGTTTGCCATTGGAACGCCGCCCACGCGGATGCGCTCCGCCTCGGGAGGATCGCTGTCGGAGACACCGCCGCCGCATGCTCCGAGCACCTGGCAGGTGTCGCCGGGGCATTCGCAGTCGCCTTTGCGCCGGAGTGGCAACAGCTCCCCAGTTCTGCCGTCCGCAGCGCTCACCAAGCTGCCCACATTGGGCAGTCCTACGATGCTTGTGGCTCCGGGATCACTGGGTTCGATTGGCTCGGCGGGCAGTGGATCGGAGAACAATAACCAGCACCATATGCTGGGACCGCGAGCTTTCACGCTGCCCGAACTGGGGGCCACTGGCGGGCTGCATAGTCTGCTGGACACAGGAGCCGGCGGTGGTGGCGAACCACATGCATTCCAGGCCCCCGAGCTGTCGGAGGAAACGCTGATGGATCGCGAGCACAACGAGACCCTGTCCAAGCTGAACTTCGTGCTGGCTCTCACCGATTGCATTCAGGAGGTGGCCGACTCGCGGTGTGCACCGCTCTCCACGCTCATGGTGGCCGGCAGTCAGTCGgcggcagcagcggcggcggcggatGCTCAGCAGATACCGCCTCACGCCCCAGAACATTGCAAACGGGCGGAGCGTCTGGTGCTGCTCGTCCGAGGACTGCAGCTCCTCTCGTCCGGCATGAATCTGGCCTCCCAGCAGCTGCGCAACGGCCAGCTGAAGCCGTCGTCCAATGTGAAGAATG CTTTGCTCACCATGAACGCCAAGTACAGAAGCATGCTGTTCGAGTCGAAGCGCCTTAATGGCAGCGGTCTGTTGCAGAAGGCGAATGCATTTAACATAACGGCGGACAAGATTCTCTACGATTACGCTCTTGATATG TGCCAGGCGGCTGCTTTGGATGAGCTTCTGAAGAACACCAAGAATTGCTTCGAGCGTTACAACACCGCACACATTCTGCTGCATTCGTTGGTGCAAAAGTGCAATCATCCGCAGGACAAAATGCTGCTGAACAAAT ATCGCGATGCCGTTGAGAAGCGTTTGAGCATATTGCAGCAGCATGGCTACATCTACGTGACCGATGAGAATGCTTAA